From one Catenuloplanes nepalensis genomic stretch:
- a CDS encoding lysine N(6)-hydroxylase/L-ornithine N(5)-oxygenase family protein — MSIPREPESPVYDLVGIGFGPSNLALAVAVQEHNDHTAAGEGLDAVFLERQSAFGWHRGMLFEDATMQVSFLKDLVTLRNPASDFSFVSYLHQRGRLIDFVNHKTLFPLRVEFHDYLSWAAERMNHLVAYDAEVTDVLPVHDESGEVVCFDVVARDGVRRARNVAIALGLELSLPPEAMLSARVWHNLDLLSRLADLPAAEPRRFVVVGAGQSAAEVVGHLHERYPSAEVCSVFYRYGYSPADDSSFANRIFDPDAVDLYYRAPADVKRMLFDYHRNTNYSVVDVDLIDDLYRRVYREKVLGRERLRMLNASRVAEVVPREDGVTVTVESMPTGDRETLDADVLVYATGYRPVDAVKLLGTAGPLARRTGEGLIEVDRDYRIVTGAGVRAGLYLQGGTEHAHGITATLLSNVAVRSGEIVRAVAATPRAGEVKPLALVRGA; from the coding sequence TTGAGCATCCCGAGAGAACCGGAATCCCCGGTCTACGACCTCGTCGGGATCGGCTTCGGCCCGTCGAACCTGGCGTTGGCCGTCGCGGTCCAGGAGCACAACGACCACACGGCCGCCGGCGAAGGGCTCGACGCGGTGTTCCTGGAGCGGCAGAGCGCGTTCGGCTGGCACCGCGGCATGCTGTTCGAGGACGCCACCATGCAGGTCTCGTTCCTCAAGGACCTGGTGACGCTGCGCAACCCGGCCAGCGACTTCAGCTTCGTGTCGTACCTGCATCAGCGCGGCCGGCTGATCGACTTCGTCAACCACAAGACGCTGTTCCCGCTGCGTGTCGAGTTCCACGACTACCTCTCCTGGGCCGCCGAGCGGATGAACCACCTGGTGGCGTACGACGCCGAGGTCACCGACGTGCTGCCGGTGCACGACGAGTCCGGCGAGGTGGTCTGCTTCGACGTGGTCGCGCGCGACGGCGTGCGCCGCGCCCGCAACGTGGCGATCGCGCTCGGCCTGGAGCTGAGCCTGCCGCCGGAGGCGATGCTCTCCGCGCGCGTCTGGCACAACCTGGACCTGCTGTCCCGGCTGGCCGATCTGCCGGCCGCGGAGCCGCGCCGGTTCGTGGTGGTGGGCGCCGGGCAGAGCGCGGCCGAGGTGGTCGGCCACCTGCACGAGCGCTACCCGTCCGCGGAGGTCTGCTCGGTCTTCTATCGGTACGGTTACAGCCCGGCCGACGACAGCTCGTTCGCCAACCGGATCTTCGACCCGGACGCGGTGGACCTCTACTACCGCGCGCCCGCGGACGTGAAGCGCATGCTCTTCGACTACCACCGCAACACGAACTACTCCGTGGTGGACGTCGACCTGATCGACGATCTCTACCGGCGGGTCTACCGGGAGAAGGTGCTCGGCCGGGAGCGGCTGCGCATGCTGAACGCGTCCCGGGTCGCCGAGGTGGTGCCGCGCGAGGACGGCGTCACGGTCACGGTCGAGTCGATGCCGACCGGCGACCGGGAGACACTCGACGCGGACGTGCTGGTCTACGCGACCGGCTACCGCCCGGTGGACGCGGTGAAGCTGCTCGGCACGGCCGGGCCGCTCGCCCGCCGCACCGGCGAGGGGCTGATCGAGGTGGACCGCGACTACCGGATCGTGACCGGCGCGGGCGTCCGGGCCGGTCTCTATCTGCAGGGCGGCACCGAGCACGCACACGGCATCACGGCCACGCTGCTGTCCAACGTGGCCGTGCGGTCCGGCGAGATCGTCCGGGCGGTCGCGGCCACGCCGCGGGCCGGCGAGGTCAAGCCGCTGGCGCTGGTGCGGGGCGCGTGA
- a CDS encoding phosphopantetheine-binding protein, translating to MGAPSLERIRADVAESLGESPDGLTDDENLLDRGLDSIRIMTLVEKWRREGYEADYLDLAENPTVAGWQSVLKRT from the coding sequence ATGGGCGCGCCGAGCCTGGAACGGATCCGGGCGGACGTGGCCGAGTCGCTCGGCGAGAGCCCGGACGGCCTGACGGACGACGAGAACCTGCTGGACCGTGGCCTCGACTCGATCCGGATCATGACGCTGGTGGAGAAGTGGCGTCGCGAGGGGTACGAAGCCGACTACCTCGACCTGGCGGAGAACCCGACCGTGGCCGGCTGGCAGTCCGTCCTGAAGAGAACGTGA